Proteins co-encoded in one Setaria viridis chromosome 9, Setaria_viridis_v4.0, whole genome shotgun sequence genomic window:
- the LOC117837334 gene encoding UDP-N-acetylmuramoyl-L-alanyl-D-glutamate--2,6-diaminopimelate ligase MurE homolog, chloroplastic, translating into MATAPLAFRLPFPSACRPPPPRTLAPPAPRRLPLRLAAAAARRFRPPTADDEPPEAAEDSSHGLNRYDQLARSVERARSRQPEITPDHPLFSSPSEAGGAGGGSYDPDDEFFDEIDRAIAEKREEFTRRGLIKPSPASPPSSSQSQPEDEVLADELSPEEVIDLDEIRKLQGLSVVSVADEEDEEAEGAEDEDGDDGLPLDEDEEGFDVTEELGLEGARIRQPAFRMTLAELLDESKLVPVAVTGDQDVALAGVQHDASLVAAGDLFVCVGEEGLAGLTEADKRGAVAVVADQDVNIEGTLACRALVIVDDIAAALRVLPACLYRRPSTDMAVIGVTGTDGVTTTTHLVKAMYEAMGVRTGMVGVLGAYAFGSNKLDARPDASGDPIAVQKLMATMLHNGAEAVVLETATDEMPPSGVDSEIDYDIAVLTNVKHTDGEDGMTYEEYMGSMASLFSRMVDPERHRKVVNIDDPTAPFFAAQGGLDVPVVTYSFENKKADVYTLKYQLSLFETEVLVQTPHGILEISSGLLGRANIYNILATVAVGIAVGAPLEDIVRGIEEVDAIPGQCELIDEEQAFGVIVDHARTPEALSRLLDGVRELGPRRIITVVGCCGEKERGKRPVMTKVAADKSDVVMLTSDNPANEDPLDILDDMLAGVGWTMEEYLKYGTNDYYPPLPNGHRLFLHDIRRVAVRAAVAMGEQGDVVVITGKGNDTYQIEGDKSEFFDDREECREALQYVDQLHRAGIDTSEFPWRLPESH; encoded by the exons ATGGCCACGGCCCCCCTCGCCTTccgcctccccttcccctccgcgtgccgcccccctcctcccagAACCCTGGCCCCGCcggccccgcgccgcctccctctgcgcctcgccgccgcggccgcgcgacGGTTCCGCCCGCCAACCGCGGACGACGAGCCCCCGGAGGCCGCGGAGGATTCGTCCCACGGCCTCAACCGCTACGACCAGCTTGCGCGCAGCGTCGAGCGCGCCCGGAGCCGGCAGCCCGAGATCACCCCGGACCACCCGCTCTTCTCGTCCCCAtccgaggccggcggcgctggcggcgggagCTACGACCCCGACGACGAGTTCTTCGACGAGATCGACCGCGCCATCGCAGAGAAGAGGGAGGAGTTCACGCGGCGCGGGCTCATCAAGCCGTCTCCTgcttcgccgccgtcgtcgtcgcagtCGCAGCCCGAGGACGAGGTTCTCGCCGACGAGCTCTCCCccgaggaggtgatcgacctcgacgagATTCGGAAGCTGCAGGGACTCAGTGTTGTGTCCGTGGCggatgaggaggacgaggaggcggagggggccgaGGACGAGGATGGAGACGATGGCTTGCCGCTCGACGAGGATGAGGAAGGCTTTGATGTGACCGAGGAGCTCGGCCTCGAGGGGGCCAGGATTCGGCAGCCAGCTTTCCGCATGACGCTTGCCGAGCTCCTCGATGAGAGCAAGCTCGTCCCGGTGGCGGTGACGGGCGACCAGGATGTCGCGCTTGCGGGGGTGCAGCACGACGCCAGCCTCGTGGCCGCGGGTGACCTCTTTGTGTGCGTGGGAGAGGAGGGGCTCGCGGGCCTGACCGAGGCCGACAAACGAGGGGCCGTTGCCGTCGTAGCCGATCAGGACGTCAACATTGAGGGCACCCTTGCCTGCCGCGCGCTGGTCATTGTGGACGACATTGCGGCCGCGCTCCGCGTGCTCCCTGCCTGCCTCTACAGGCGGCCGTCCACGGACATGGCTGTGATAGGTGTCACTGGCACGGATGGCGTCACTACCACAACTCACCTCGTCAAAGCAATGTACGAGGCCATGGGGGTGAGGACCGGCATGGTGGGCGTTCTTGGAGCCTATGCTTTCGGCAGCAACAAGCTTGATGCACGACCTGATGCATCTGGTGACCCCATTGCTGTGCAGAAGCTGATGGCAACAATGTTACACAATGGTGCTGAGGCAGTTGTGTTGGAGACAGCCACTGATGAGATGCCTCCATCTGGAGTGGACAGTGAGATAGATTATGATATTGCTGTGCTGACTAATGTTAAGCACACTGATGGGGAGGATGGCATGACCTATGAGGAGTATATGGGCAGCATGGCCTCTCTGTTCTCCAGAATGGTGGACCCTGAGCGCCATCGTAAAGTGGTGAACATTGATGATCCAACTGCCCCATTCTTCGCTGCACAAGGGGGGCTTGATGTCCCGGTGGTGACATATTCGTTTGAGAACAAGAAGGCTGATGTGTACACTCTCAAATACCAGCTTTCCCTGTTTGAAACGGAGGTTTTGGTACAGACACCGCATGGGATCCTTGAGATATCCTCAGGGCTGCTTGGAAGGGCCAACATTTACAACATCCTTGCAACTGTGGCAGTTGGCATTGCAGTGGGCGCACCACTGGAGGACATAGTCAGGGGCATAGAAGAGGTGGATGCTATCCCAGGCCAGTGTGAGCTAATTGATGAGGAGCAAGCATTTGGGGTGATCGTTGATCACGCGAGGACACCAGAGGCTCTGTCGAGGCTTCTGGATGGTGTAAGGGAGCTGGGCCCACGCCGGATCATCACTG TTGTTGGATGTTGCGgtgagaaagaaagagggaagaGGCCAGTTATGACAAAGGTTGCGGCTGATAAAAGTGATGTTGTCATGTTGACATCAGACAATCCTGCAAATGAAGATCCAT TGGATATCCTGGATGATATGTTGGCGGGTGTAGGCTGGACCATGGAAGAATACTTGAAATATGGTACTAACGATTATTACCCACCCCTTCCAAATGGACATAGGCTCTTCCTACATGATATTAGAAGAGTTGCAGTACGAGCTGCTGTTGCAATGGGAGAACAAGGAGATGTGGTG GTTATCACTGGCAAAGGGAATGACACCTATCAGATTGAAGGCGATAAAAGTGAGTTTTTTGATGACAGGGAAGAGTGCCGAGAAGCATTACAATACGTTGATCAATTGCATCGAGCTGGAATAGACACCTCAGAATTCCCTTGGCG GTTACCAGAAAGCCACTGA
- the LOC117837336 gene encoding U-box domain-containing protein 36 isoform X1, whose translation MAAATEKVFVALPAEFKAGQSTLSWVLSHFGSSGATVVITHVHVPPQMIPVMGVKFHSSKLSPEQVKLFRRMEREKANKQLDGYVHQCSKMKVRCEKLVFEKEDVVAGLVELIGLHRVTRLVISAAADRQYSRKMDKPKSRTATEIMQRADPSCKIWFTCKGHLICTRGKEVEPAPSATPLLPDFDHQALQLIPYQKEDDIQSELGLYDELKEACIAAENLMKRALNESSRRLKADDEVVSALQKANEYQELYLEEVRKREELEEALARANWEIAQLKQANHLPMDEQNTFPDELQEAMSEELTFEWRILGMDDVLGTAGQDTEPQKEHVRIQTDLDAGGRELQALLSQSKLTAFSPSSVIQSPYDEECVPSYFLCPILQEPMRDPHVAADGFTYEAGAIRGWLDGRNDASPVTAHRELAPNFALGAVIQDYTMRRRRQHGFS comes from the exons ATGGCGGCAGCGACGGAGAAGGTGTTCGTTGCGCTGCCGGCTGAGTTCAAGGCGGGGCAGTCCACGCTGTCGTGGGTTCTCAGCCATTTCGGTAGCAGCGGAGCCACCGTTGTGATTACACATGTGCATGTTCCGCCGCAGATGATTCCAGTGA TGGGAGTCAAATTTCATTCTAGTAAACTGAGCCCGGAGCAAGTGAAACTGTTCAGAAGGATGGAACGTGAAAAGGCGAACAAACAGCTAGACGGCTATGTTCATCAGTGCTCGAAAATGAAG GTAAGATGTGAGAAACTAGTTTTTGAGAAGGAAGATGTGGTAGCTGGTCTGGTTGAACTTATTGGCCTGCATAGAGTCACTAGGCTAGTTATTTCAGCTGCTGCAGACAGGCAATACTCAAG AAAAATGGACAAACCTAAGTCTAGGACAGCAACAGAAATTATGCAGAGAGCTGATCCGTCATGCAAGATTTGGTTTACTTGTAAGGGACATCTAATATGTACCAG GGGCAAGGAAGTGGAGCCTGCACCATCAGCTACACCTTTGCTTCCTGATTTTGATCACCAAGCTCTGCAGTTAATACCTTACCAGAAAGAG GATGACATTCAGTCGGAATTGGGGTTATATGATGAGCTCAAAGAGGCATGCATAGCAGCTGAGAACTTGATGAAGAGAGCTCTAAACGAATCTTCTAGGCGCCTAAAGGCAGACGACGAAGTGGTTTCAGCTCTTCAGAAA GCAAATGAATACCAGGAGTTGTACTTGGAGGAGGTGAGGAAGCGCGAAGAGCTTGAAGAGGCTCTTGCAAGAGCAAACTGGGAAATCGCTCAGTTAAAACAAGCAAACCACCTGCCCATGGATGAGCAGAACACATTCCCTGACGAACTCCAAGAGGCAATGTCAGAGGAATTGACCTTCGAATGGCGCATCCTCGGCATGGATGACGTCCTCGGAACAGCTGGTCAAGACACTGAACCACAAAAGGAGCATGTCCGCATACAGACTGATCTTGACGCTGGTGGCAGAGAACTGCAGGCCCTGCTCAGCCAAAGCAAGCTGACCGCATTCTCGCCGTCGTCGGTCATACAGTCACCGTACGACGAAGAGTGCGTCCCTTCCTACTTCCTCTGCCCCATCCTTCAG GAGCCCATGAGGGACCCTCACGTTGCAGCGGACGGGTTCACGTACGAGGCCGGCGCCATCAGAGGCTGGCTCGACGGAAGGAACGACGCGTCCCCCGTGACCGCGCACCGTGAGCTCGCGCCGAATTTCGCGCTTGGCGCCGTGATCCAAGACTACAcgatgaggcggcggcggcagcacggaTTCTCGTGA
- the LOC117837336 gene encoding U-box domain-containing protein 36 isoform X2, with the protein MGVKFHSSKLSPEQVKLFRRMEREKANKQLDGYVHQCSKMKVRCEKLVFEKEDVVAGLVELIGLHRVTRLVISAAADRQYSRKMDKPKSRTATEIMQRADPSCKIWFTCKGHLICTRGKEVEPAPSATPLLPDFDHQALQLIPYQKEDDIQSELGLYDELKEACIAAENLMKRALNESSRRLKADDEVVSALQKANEYQELYLEEVRKREELEEALARANWEIAQLKQANHLPMDEQNTFPDELQEAMSEELTFEWRILGMDDVLGTAGQDTEPQKEHVRIQTDLDAGGRELQALLSQSKLTAFSPSSVIQSPYDEECVPSYFLCPILQEPMRDPHVAADGFTYEAGAIRGWLDGRNDASPVTAHRELAPNFALGAVIQDYTMRRRRQHGFS; encoded by the exons A TGGGAGTCAAATTTCATTCTAGTAAACTGAGCCCGGAGCAAGTGAAACTGTTCAGAAGGATGGAACGTGAAAAGGCGAACAAACAGCTAGACGGCTATGTTCATCAGTGCTCGAAAATGAAG GTAAGATGTGAGAAACTAGTTTTTGAGAAGGAAGATGTGGTAGCTGGTCTGGTTGAACTTATTGGCCTGCATAGAGTCACTAGGCTAGTTATTTCAGCTGCTGCAGACAGGCAATACTCAAG AAAAATGGACAAACCTAAGTCTAGGACAGCAACAGAAATTATGCAGAGAGCTGATCCGTCATGCAAGATTTGGTTTACTTGTAAGGGACATCTAATATGTACCAG GGGCAAGGAAGTGGAGCCTGCACCATCAGCTACACCTTTGCTTCCTGATTTTGATCACCAAGCTCTGCAGTTAATACCTTACCAGAAAGAG GATGACATTCAGTCGGAATTGGGGTTATATGATGAGCTCAAAGAGGCATGCATAGCAGCTGAGAACTTGATGAAGAGAGCTCTAAACGAATCTTCTAGGCGCCTAAAGGCAGACGACGAAGTGGTTTCAGCTCTTCAGAAA GCAAATGAATACCAGGAGTTGTACTTGGAGGAGGTGAGGAAGCGCGAAGAGCTTGAAGAGGCTCTTGCAAGAGCAAACTGGGAAATCGCTCAGTTAAAACAAGCAAACCACCTGCCCATGGATGAGCAGAACACATTCCCTGACGAACTCCAAGAGGCAATGTCAGAGGAATTGACCTTCGAATGGCGCATCCTCGGCATGGATGACGTCCTCGGAACAGCTGGTCAAGACACTGAACCACAAAAGGAGCATGTCCGCATACAGACTGATCTTGACGCTGGTGGCAGAGAACTGCAGGCCCTGCTCAGCCAAAGCAAGCTGACCGCATTCTCGCCGTCGTCGGTCATACAGTCACCGTACGACGAAGAGTGCGTCCCTTCCTACTTCCTCTGCCCCATCCTTCAG GAGCCCATGAGGGACCCTCACGTTGCAGCGGACGGGTTCACGTACGAGGCCGGCGCCATCAGAGGCTGGCTCGACGGAAGGAACGACGCGTCCCCCGTGACCGCGCACCGTGAGCTCGCGCCGAATTTCGCGCTTGGCGCCGTGATCCAAGACTACAcgatgaggcggcggcggcagcacggaTTCTCGTGA
- the LOC117837332 gene encoding translocase of chloroplast 120, chloroplastic, translating into MENGGVVGGGRPEDRAGENGGVPEAEESAVKIVAAEEEGGVDVVVEGGDDAVAAQDGDGDEVGEENRGPGGGAVESGAAGTPLAGDHQPVVTPNTRVVLETGQRAAEKWDEASPRAEIDIEESIASDVNQESADENAMGQAIREYVTAAVLADRTKGKRLEKDMKSSAEPAVVVEELDGLSSSDDENTATSAPPAQSTSSSSTPAQSNSAVSGRSNGPSLPSRPAGLGSSSSLLQPPARPVQQVRFNGSASLDRGSQSATESAEDDGDENDEIHEKLQMIRVKFLRLAHRFGQTPHNMVVSQVLYRLGLAEQLRRTTANGSFSFDRAREMAERLEAAGNEPLDFSCTILVLGKTGVGKSATINSIFDDTRLDTNAFDFSTRKVQEVVGTVEGIRVKVIDTPGLSCSSLEQHHNQKVLNSVKRLISKNPPDIVLYFDRLDMQSRDNGDVPLLQTITKVFGASVWFNAIVVLTHAASAPPDGLNGIPLSYEMFVTQRSHVVQQAIRQAAGDIRLMNPVSLVENHAACRTNRAGQRVLPNGQVWKPQLLLLCFASKVLAEANVLLKLQDSNPVGKLSRTRIPPLPFLLSSLLQSRAPLKLPEEQFGDDDDLEDDSADDCDSDDDSDYDDLPPFKRLTKAQLSKLNKAQQKAYLEELDYREKLFYRKQLKEERMRRKLMKKMAAEASTRANDFNNSNSEDDPNTPTNVAVPMPDMVLPSSFDSDNPSHRYRFLDTPSEWLVRPVLETQGWDHDVGYEGLNVERLFAVKGKVPLSISGQLTKDKKDCSMQMEVASSVKHAEGKTTSLGLDLQSVGKDMAYTIRGESRFKNFRRNNTAAGISATLLGDSVSAGVKIEDKLIVNKQLRVLVGGGAMSGRGDVAYGGRLEATLRDKDYPIGRMLSTLALSVVDWHGDLAIGCNIQSQIPAGRASNLVGHANLSNKGTGQVGIRLNSSEHLELALVALVPIFQNIRKLLQNYSEST; encoded by the coding sequence ATGGAGAacggcggcgtcgtcggcgggGGGCGCCCGGAGGATCGGGCGGGCGAGAACGGCGGAGTCCCCGAGGCGGAGGAATCCGCCGTGAAGAtagtggcggcggaggaggagggcggtgttgacgtggtggtggagggcgggGACGATGCGGTTGCGGCGCAGGATGGTGACGGGGATGAGGTTGGGGAAGAAAATCGGGGCCCGGGAGGCGGTGCCGTGGAGTCGGGCGCGGCCGGGACGCCGCTGGCCGGCGATCACCAGCCAGTGGTGACGCCGAACACCAGAGTGGTGCTGGAGACCGGGCAGCGTGCCGCGGAGAAGTGGGATGAGGCCAGTCCTCGTGCCGAGATCGACATCGAGGAAAGCATTGCCAGTGATGTGAATCAGGAGAGTGCAGATGAGAATGCAATGGGGCAAGCGATCAGGGAGTATGTGACTGCAGCTGTTTTGGCTGATCGTACAAAGGGGAAGAGGTTAGAGAAGGACATGAAATCTTCAGCTGAGCCTGCTGTTGTCGTTGAGGAATTGGACGGTTTGAGCTCCTCAGATGATGAGAATACAGCTACCTCTGCACCTCCTGCACAATCCACAAGCAGTAGTTCTACTCCTGCACAATCTAATAGCGCTGTTTCTGGTCGTTCCAATGGTCCCTCGTTGCCATCTCGTCCTGCTGGGCTTGGTTCGTCATCTTCCTTGTTGCAGCCTCCTGCTCGTCCTGTTCAACAGGTCCGCTTCAATGGATCCGCCTCTTTGGATAGGGGAAGCCAGTCGGCTACTGAGTCTGCTGAGGATGATGGAGATGAGAATGATGAAATTCATGAGAAGCTTCAGATGATCCGGGTTAAGTTTTTACGTCTTGCTCACAGGTTCGGGCAAACGCCTCATAATATGGTTGTTTCACAGGTTCTGTACCGCCTTGGACTGGCAGAACAACTTAGAAGAACGACTGCTAATGGGTCATTTAGCTTTGACCgggcaagagagatggcagaaCGTCTTGAAGCTGCTGGAAATGAGCCCCTTGATTTTTCATGCACCATCTTGGTTCTTGGTAAAACTGGGGTTGGTAAGAGTGCTACCATTAATTCGATTTTTGATGATACCAGGTTGGATACAAATGCTTTTGATTTCAGTACTAGAAAGGTTCAAGAAGTGGTTGGTACAGTTGAGGGAATCAGAGTAAAAGTGATTGATACACCTGGACTTTCATGCTCATCTTTAGAACAACACCACAACCAGAAGGTTCTCAACTCTGTGAAGAGGCTTATTAGCAAAAACCCTCCCGATATTGTTCTTTATTTTGACAGATTGGATATGCAGAGCAGGGACAATGGTGATGTCCCTCTGTTGCAAACCATCACAAAAGTGTTTGGAGCATCAGTCTGGTTCAATGCCATTGTCGTGCTAACTCATGCTGCATCTGCGCCACCAGATGGGCTTAATGGAATTCCTCTGAGCTATGAGATGTTTGTCACCCAGAGGTCTCATGTAGTGCAGCAAGCTATAAGGCAAGCTGCTGGTGATATCCGTCTTATGAATCCAGTATCCCTGGTGGAAAATCACGCAGCGTGCAGGACAAACAGGGCTGGACAGCGGGTTTTACCAAATGGACAGGTCTGGAAGCCACAGCTGCTGCTTCTTTGTTTTGCTTCGAAGGTATTAGCAGAGGCTAATGTACTCCTCAAGTTGCAGGATAGTAATCCAGTTGGTAAACTTTCTCGTACGAGGATTCCTCCGCTGCCTTTCCTCCTCTCTTCCCTTCTTCAGTCTCGGGCCCCACTGAAGTTACCAGAGGAGCAgtttggtgatgatgatgatcttgaAGATGATTCAGCAGATGATTGTGATTCAGATGATGATTCAGATTATGACGATTTGCCTCCTTTCAAGCGCCTCACAAAAGCTCAGCTTTCCAAGCTGAATAAGGCACAGCAGAAGGCATATCTTGAGGAGTTAGATTACAGAGAGAAGTTGTTCTACAGAAAACAGCTGAAAGAGGAAAGGATGCGGCGTAAGTTGATGAAGAAAATGGCAGCAGAAGCCAGCACTCGAGCAAATGATTTTAACAACAGCAACTCCGAAGATGATCCTAATACTCCAACCAATGTTGCAGTGCCTATGCCTGACATGGTACTGCCCTCATCTTTTGATTCAGATAATCCTAGCCATCGTTATCGTTTTCTGGATACACCAAGTGAATGGCTTGTGAGACCTGTGTTGGAAACCCAGGGTTGGGACCATGATGTTGGTTATGAGGGACTTAATGTCGAAAGATTGTTTGCTGTCAAAGGGAAAGTTCCTCTGTCCATATCTGGGCAACTAACAAAGGACAAGAAGGATTGCTCTATGCAAATGGAGGTTGCAAGTTCAGTTAAGCATGCTGAGGGAAAAACTACTTCACTTGGTCTTGATTTGCAGTCTGTTGGCAAGGATATGGCATACACAATTCGTGGCGAGTCAAGATTTAAGAACTTTAGGCGCAACAACACAGCTGCTGGGATATCTGCTACGCTCCTTGGGGATTCCGTATCAGCTGGTGTGAAGATTGAAGACAAACTGATAGTGAATAAGCAGCTCAGGGTCCTGGTAGGCGGTGGCGCCATGAGTGGGAGGGGTGACGTGGCCTATGGAGGCCGCCTCGAAGCAACTTTGAGGGACAAAGATTACCCAATCGGGCGGATGCTTTCCACACTTGCATTATCTGTTGTGGATTGGCATGGGGATCTGGCGATCGGCTGCAACATCCAGTCTCAGATCCCTGCTGGAAGAGCTAGCAACTTGGTTGGGCATGCGAATCTAAGCAACAAGGGGACTGGCCAAGTCGGCATTCGCCTGAACAGCTCGGAGCATCTTGAGCTTGCGCTTGTTGCCCTGGTGCCTATTTTCCAGAACATCAGAAAGCTGTTACAGAACTACTCTGAATCTACTTAG